The following coding sequences lie in one Xanthomonas hortorum pv. pelargonii genomic window:
- the moaC gene encoding cyclic pyranopterin monophosphate synthase MoaC: protein MPAKSRSARLTHLDDAGLPTMVDVSDKAVTARSATAESRVRFPAAVATQLRANGLRSAKGGIVETAVIAGTMAVKRTHELIPFCHPLPIDACRFEIDWVGEQVLHISCTVRCVHRTGVEMEALTGASVAALTVYDMCKALSHAMSIGPTRLVSKRGGKRDIGATR, encoded by the coding sequence ATGCCCGCAAAAAGCCGTTCCGCACGCCTGACCCACCTGGATGACGCCGGGCTGCCCACCATGGTGGATGTCTCGGACAAGGCGGTCACCGCACGCAGTGCTACTGCCGAAAGTCGCGTGCGATTTCCCGCAGCCGTGGCCACGCAGCTGCGCGCCAACGGCTTGCGCAGCGCCAAGGGCGGCATCGTGGAGACCGCGGTGATCGCCGGCACCATGGCGGTCAAGCGCACGCACGAATTGATTCCGTTCTGCCACCCGCTGCCGATCGATGCGTGCCGCTTCGAGATCGACTGGGTTGGCGAACAGGTGCTGCACATCAGCTGCACGGTGCGCTGCGTACATCGCACCGGGGTGGAGATGGAAGCGCTTACCGGTGCCAGCGTGGCGGCATTGACGGTCTACGACATGTGCAAGGCGTTGTCGCATGCAATGAGCATCGGCCCAACCAGGCTGGTGTCCAAACGCGGCGGCAAGCGCGATATCGGAGCAACGCGATGA
- a CDS encoding molybdenum cofactor biosynthesis protein MoaE, giving the protein MSVSEQTTAIFALSDVPLPIDSLRAALEHPHAGAFASFEGWVRNHNEGRGVAGLRYEAYAALAQAEGQRVLDEAMSRFAIVNAHCVHRVGELRIGDMAVWVGVSAAHRGAAFDACRFIIDEVKARVPIWKHEHYLEGDAGWLHPEAHTQ; this is encoded by the coding sequence TTGAGTGTGAGCGAGCAGACAACCGCCATCTTTGCGCTTTCTGACGTGCCGTTACCGATCGACAGCTTGCGTGCTGCGCTGGAGCATCCGCATGCCGGCGCGTTTGCCAGTTTCGAGGGTTGGGTGCGCAACCATAACGAAGGCCGCGGCGTGGCCGGGCTGCGCTACGAAGCCTATGCCGCACTCGCGCAGGCCGAAGGCCAACGCGTGCTCGACGAAGCGATGAGCCGGTTTGCCATCGTCAACGCGCACTGCGTGCACCGCGTAGGCGAGTTGCGCATCGGCGACATGGCGGTGTGGGTGGGCGTCAGTGCGGCGCATCGCGGTGCCGCATTCGATGCCTGCCGCTTCATCATCGACGAAGTCAAGGCGCGCGTGCCGATCTGGAAGCACGAGCATTACCTGGAAGGCGATGCGGGCTGGCTGCATCCGGAAGCGCATACGCAATGA
- a CDS encoding MoaD/ThiS family protein — MSATVTVLYFASLREAAGVASEQVHSDAQDLRAFYAELDTRHGLRWTPTQLRVAVDGAFARWEDEVRDGSEIVFIPPVSGG; from the coding sequence ATGAGCGCGACAGTGACGGTGCTGTATTTCGCCAGCTTGCGTGAAGCGGCGGGCGTTGCAAGCGAGCAGGTGCACTCGGATGCGCAGGATTTGCGCGCGTTCTATGCCGAACTCGATACGCGCCATGGCCTGCGCTGGACGCCGACGCAGCTGCGCGTCGCGGTGGATGGCGCGTTCGCACGCTGGGAGGACGAGGTGCGCGACGGCAGTGAAATCGTGTTTATTCCGCCGGTGTCGGGAGGTTGA